A genomic segment from Acidimicrobiales bacterium encodes:
- the purF gene encoding amidophosphoribosyltransferase → MRDPFDDSPKEACGVFGVISTDDPVAHLTYLGLYALQHRGQESAGMAVSDGEHVTVVRDMGLVSNVFDDRTLAPLTGHLAIGHTRYSTTGSSTWGNAQPVYRNVGEHQLALGHNGNLTNTARLAEEHGMLPGVVSSDSDLVAELIAHELATSGQPDSPEALERAIVAVLPRLEGAFSFVIMDTHRVYAVRDPNGLRPLCLGRRGDQGWVVASESPALDIVGATMVREVEAGEVVVLESGQAPRSLSPFPPERIDPRLCLFEFVYFARPDARLYGQSVHHARVRQGEALAEQAPVEADMVMGVPESGVPAAEGYARRSGIPFGQGLVKNRYIGRTFIAPTQEMRALAVRMKFNPLRENIEGRRIVVVDDSIVRGTTQHQLVGMLREAGAREVHLRLTSPPVRWPCFYGMDFGDTKELLAAKLSVEGIREFLGVDSLAYIDIDRLLASTGAAPAGFCAACFTGTYPIEVPVELTKGVLEGGDATRVERPTTLAAAAVLDQPSLLPADDARRPS, encoded by the coding sequence GTGCGCGACCCCTTCGACGACTCGCCGAAGGAGGCGTGCGGCGTCTTCGGTGTGATCAGCACCGACGACCCCGTCGCCCACCTGACCTACCTGGGGCTCTACGCCCTCCAGCATCGGGGCCAGGAGTCGGCCGGCATGGCCGTCAGCGACGGCGAGCACGTCACCGTCGTGCGCGACATGGGCCTGGTGTCCAACGTGTTCGACGACCGCACCCTGGCCCCCCTCACCGGCCACCTGGCCATCGGCCACACCCGCTACTCGACCACCGGGTCGAGCACCTGGGGCAACGCCCAGCCGGTGTACCGCAACGTGGGCGAGCACCAGCTTGCCCTGGGCCACAACGGCAACCTGACCAACACCGCCCGCCTGGCCGAGGAGCACGGCATGCTCCCCGGCGTCGTGAGCAGCGACAGCGACCTGGTGGCCGAGCTCATCGCCCACGAGCTGGCCACCTCGGGCCAGCCGGACTCGCCCGAGGCCCTGGAGCGGGCCATCGTGGCCGTCCTGCCCCGCCTGGAGGGGGCCTTCTCGTTCGTCATCATGGACACCCACCGGGTCTACGCCGTGCGCGACCCCAACGGCCTGCGCCCCCTGTGCCTGGGTCGCCGGGGCGACCAGGGCTGGGTGGTGGCCTCGGAGAGCCCGGCCCTCGACATCGTGGGCGCCACCATGGTGCGCGAGGTCGAGGCCGGAGAGGTGGTGGTGCTGGAGTCGGGCCAGGCGCCCCGGTCGCTGTCGCCCTTCCCCCCCGAGCGCATCGACCCCCGCCTGTGCCTGTTCGAGTTCGTGTACTTCGCCCGGCCCGACGCCCGGCTCTACGGCCAGAGCGTCCACCACGCCCGCGTCCGCCAGGGGGAGGCCCTGGCCGAGCAGGCCCCGGTCGAGGCCGACATGGTCATGGGGGTGCCCGAGAGCGGGGTGCCGGCGGCCGAGGGCTACGCCCGCCGCAGCGGCATCCCCTTCGGCCAGGGCCTGGTCAAGAACCGCTACATCGGGCGCACGTTCATCGCCCCCACCCAGGAGATGCGGGCCCTGGCGGTGCGCATGAAGTTCAACCCGCTGCGGGAGAACATCGAGGGTCGCCGCATCGTGGTGGTCGACGACTCCATCGTCCGGGGCACCACCCAGCACCAGCTGGTCGGCATGCTGCGGGAGGCCGGGGCCCGCGAGGTCCACCTGCGGCTCACCTCCCCCCCGGTGCGCTGGCCCTGCTTCTACGGCATGGACTTCGGCGACACCAAGGAGCTGCTGGCGGCCAAGCTGAGCGTCGAGGGCATCCGCGAGTTCCTGGGCGTCGACAGCCTGGCCTACATCGACATCGACCGGCTGCTGGCCTCCACCGGGGCCGCCCCCGCCGGCTTCTGCGCCGCCTGCTTCACCGGCACGTACCCGATCGAGGTGCCGGTCGAGCTGACCAAGGGCGTGCTGGAGGGCGGCGACGCCACCCGCGTCGAGCGGCCCACCACGTTGGCCGCCGCCGCCGTGCTCGACCAGCCGTCGCTCCTGCCCGCCGACGACGCCCGCCGCCCCAGCTGA
- a CDS encoding thiamine pyrophosphate-dependent enzyme, whose translation MARALHAPSTEDLSRLHLHDRHTALGLDAGDLLGMYRTVLLARLLDQKIWSLNRMGKAPFVVSGQGQEGAQVGSAWALRGGDDVVLPYYRDIGVVLTLGMSAAEVLLAVFARAADPSSGGRQMPNHWGSARLGLITGSSPIATQLPHAAGLAYAARLRHQDQVVVSYFGEGATSKGDFHEALNFAGIHSLPCVFVCENNGYAISVPVARESAVDNVADRAHGYGFGGIIVDGNDPLDVYAATHQAVRRARAGEGPTLLECKTYRYKAHTSDDDDRSYRTAEEVEAWQKKDPLRRIRQYLIEQRLLPEADEVRIEAELRAEVDEAARRAEAMPFPEPATAWTRVFARPLRPLPGAPDGGDPPVATAPEVAVADAGPTTERNVVDAIRQAQHDLLAGDERVVVLGEDVGPRGGVFRATEGLAASFGAARVFDTPLAESSIVGIGIGLALAGLRPICEIQFADFIHSAYDQIASEAARIHYRSNGDFHVPLVIRAPWGGGVHGALYHSQSIEATYAHVPGLKVVAPSTPADVAGLLREAVADPDPVLFLEHKRSYRLVKGPVPDDPGWRVPIGVATVARPGTDATVVAYGMLRHLAVEAADALAAAGEGNVEVVDLRTISPLDADTVLASVTRTGRCLVVHEDNLSFGVGAEVAALVAEHAFFDLDAPVRRLATADVPAFPFAPPLEEALSVDAARIATEMRALLAV comes from the coding sequence ATGGCCCGCGCCCTGCACGCCCCCAGCACCGAGGACCTGTCCCGTCTGCACCTGCACGACCGGCACACCGCCCTGGGGCTGGACGCCGGCGACCTGCTCGGGATGTACCGCACCGTCCTGCTGGCCCGGCTCCTCGACCAGAAGATCTGGAGCCTCAACCGCATGGGCAAGGCGCCCTTCGTGGTGTCGGGGCAGGGCCAGGAGGGCGCCCAGGTCGGCTCGGCCTGGGCCCTGCGGGGCGGCGACGACGTCGTCCTGCCCTACTACCGCGACATCGGGGTGGTGCTGACCCTGGGGATGTCGGCCGCCGAGGTGCTGCTGGCCGTCTTCGCCCGGGCCGCCGACCCCAGCTCGGGGGGCCGGCAGATGCCCAACCACTGGGGCAGCGCCCGGCTGGGCCTCATCACCGGCTCGTCGCCCATCGCCACCCAGCTCCCCCACGCCGCCGGGCTGGCCTACGCGGCCCGGCTCCGCCACCAGGACCAGGTGGTCGTCTCGTACTTCGGTGAGGGGGCCACCTCCAAGGGCGACTTCCACGAGGCCCTCAACTTCGCCGGCATCCACTCCCTGCCCTGCGTGTTCGTGTGCGAGAACAACGGCTACGCCATCTCCGTCCCCGTGGCCCGGGAGTCGGCCGTCGACAACGTGGCCGACCGGGCCCACGGCTACGGCTTCGGCGGGATCATCGTGGACGGCAACGACCCCCTCGACGTCTACGCCGCCACCCACCAGGCCGTGCGGCGGGCCCGGGCCGGCGAGGGCCCGACCCTGCTCGAGTGCAAGACCTACCGCTACAAGGCCCACACCTCCGACGACGACGACCGCAGCTACCGCACCGCCGAGGAGGTCGAGGCCTGGCAGAAGAAGGACCCCCTCCGCCGCATCCGCCAGTACCTGATCGAGCAACGCCTCCTGCCCGAGGCCGACGAGGTGCGCATCGAGGCCGAGCTGCGGGCCGAGGTGGACGAGGCCGCCCGCCGGGCCGAGGCCATGCCCTTCCCCGAGCCGGCCACGGCCTGGACCCGGGTGTTCGCCCGGCCCCTGCGCCCCCTGCCCGGCGCCCCCGACGGCGGCGACCCACCGGTGGCCACCGCGCCCGAGGTGGCCGTGGCCGACGCCGGGCCCACCACCGAGCGGAACGTGGTCGACGCCATCCGCCAGGCCCAGCACGACCTCCTGGCCGGCGACGAGCGGGTGGTGGTGCTGGGCGAGGACGTGGGCCCCCGGGGCGGCGTCTTCCGGGCCACCGAGGGGCTGGCCGCCTCCTTCGGCGCGGCCCGGGTCTTCGACACCCCGCTGGCCGAGTCGTCCATCGTGGGCATCGGCATCGGCCTGGCCCTGGCCGGGCTGCGGCCCATCTGCGAGATCCAGTTCGCCGACTTCATCCACTCGGCCTACGACCAGATCGCCAGCGAGGCGGCCCGCATCCACTACCGGTCGAACGGCGACTTCCACGTGCCCCTGGTGATCCGGGCCCCGTGGGGCGGGGGCGTGCACGGCGCCCTCTACCACTCGCAGTCCATCGAGGCGACCTACGCCCACGTGCCGGGGCTCAAGGTGGTGGCCCCGTCCACCCCGGCCGATGTGGCCGGCCTGCTGCGGGAGGCGGTGGCCGACCCCGACCCGGTCCTGTTCCTGGAGCACAAGCGGAGCTACCGGCTGGTCAAGGGCCCGGTGCCCGACGACCCGGGGTGGCGGGTCCCCATCGGCGTGGCCACCGTGGCCCGGCCCGGCACCGACGCCACCGTGGTCGCCTACGGGATGCTCCGCCACCTGGCCGTGGAGGCCGCCGACGCGCTGGCCGCGGCCGGCGAGGGGAACGTCGAGGTGGTCGACCTGCGCACCATCTCGCCCCTGGACGCCGACACGGTGCTGGCCTCGGTGACCCGTACCGGCCGCTGCCTGGTGGTCCACGAGGACAACCTCAGCTTCGGGGTGGGGGCCGAGGTGGCCGCGCTGGTGGCCGAGCACGCCTTCTTCGACCTCGACGCCCCGGTGCGCCGGCTGGCCACCGCCGATGTCCCGGCCTTCCCCTTCGCCCCGCCCCTGGAGGAGGCCCTGTCCGTCGACGCGGCCCGCATCGCCACCGAGATGCGCGCCCTCCTGGCCGTGTGA
- the purM gene encoding phosphoribosylformylglycinamidine cyclo-ligase, with the protein MSGETYKDAGVDIAAGEEAVERIKAKVRSTFRPEVIGDIGGFGGLFSFAGHRYRHPVLVSSTDGVGTKALVAQAADRFDTIGVDLVAMCVDDIVCAGAEPLFFLDYIAVGHLDPDHIEQLVEGVAEGCRQAGCALIGGEMAEHPGSMEPGEFDLVGFAVGVVERDLMLGPDRVHPGDVLVGLPSPGLRSNGYSLARRVLLERAGRDLRAPAYEGARHSLADELLEPSVVYAPAVRALLDAVDVHALAHVTGGGLPGNLPRSLPKGCDAVVDEGTWEAPRIFGEIQRLGEISDDEMRQVFNLGLGMVAVIPREDLYRALDVLRASGHRAVEIGQVERGHGTVRYTS; encoded by the coding sequence ATGAGCGGAGAGACCTACAAGGACGCCGGCGTCGACATCGCCGCCGGCGAGGAAGCCGTCGAGCGCATCAAGGCCAAGGTGCGCTCCACCTTCCGGCCCGAGGTCATCGGCGACATCGGTGGCTTCGGCGGGCTGTTCTCCTTCGCCGGCCACCGCTACCGGCACCCGGTCCTGGTCTCCTCCACCGACGGGGTGGGCACCAAGGCCCTGGTGGCCCAGGCCGCCGACCGCTTCGACACCATCGGCGTCGACCTGGTGGCCATGTGCGTGGACGACATCGTCTGCGCCGGGGCCGAGCCCCTGTTCTTCCTGGACTACATCGCCGTCGGCCACCTCGACCCCGACCACATCGAGCAGCTGGTGGAGGGCGTGGCCGAGGGCTGCCGCCAGGCCGGGTGCGCCCTCATCGGCGGTGAGATGGCCGAGCACCCCGGGTCCATGGAGCCCGGCGAGTTCGACCTGGTCGGCTTCGCCGTGGGCGTGGTCGAGCGCGACCTCATGCTCGGCCCCGACCGCGTCCACCCCGGTGACGTGCTGGTCGGCCTGCCGTCCCCCGGCCTGCGGTCCAACGGCTACTCGTTGGCCCGCCGGGTGCTGCTGGAGCGGGCCGGCCGCGACCTCCGGGCCCCGGCCTACGAGGGGGCCCGCCACTCCCTGGCCGACGAGCTGCTGGAGCCGTCGGTGGTCTACGCCCCGGCGGTGCGGGCCCTGCTGGACGCCGTCGACGTGCACGCCCTGGCCCACGTCACCGGGGGCGGCCTGCCCGGCAACCTGCCCCGCTCGTTGCCCAAGGGCTGCGACGCCGTGGTCGACGAGGGCACCTGGGAGGCGCCGCGCATCTTCGGGGAGATCCAGCGACTGGGCGAGATCAGCGACGACGAGATGCGCCAGGTGTTCAACCTGGGCCTGGGCATGGTGGCCGTCATCCCCCGCGAGGACCTGTACCGGGCCCTCGACGTGCTCCGGGCCTCGGGCCACCGAGCGGTGGAGATAGGCCAGGTCGAGCGGGGCCACGGCACCGTCCGCTACACCTCCTGA
- the pyrE gene encoding orotate phosphoribosyltransferase: MTDGAPTDPAPPPCPFPALRDHVLAHSVQRGDFTLKSGRRSEWFIDAKQTTCSPEGMLLVADALLAVLPDDVTALGGLTVGADAAAYATAGVAATRGRMLKAFTVRKEAKGHGMGGRVAGALGPGDRVAVTEDAVTRGVSMLEAVEVIRSVGAEPVLLVPVVDRGGTVEALAVEAGVPLRALVTAPDLGFPYERDLA; the protein is encoded by the coding sequence ATGACCGACGGCGCCCCCACCGACCCCGCCCCCCCGCCCTGCCCGTTCCCGGCCCTGCGGGACCACGTCCTGGCCCACAGCGTGCAGCGGGGGGACTTCACCCTGAAGTCGGGCCGCCGGTCGGAGTGGTTCATCGACGCCAAGCAGACCACCTGTTCGCCGGAGGGGATGTTGCTGGTGGCCGATGCCCTGCTGGCCGTGCTGCCCGACGACGTGACCGCCCTGGGGGGCCTGACCGTGGGGGCCGACGCCGCGGCCTACGCCACCGCCGGCGTCGCCGCCACCCGGGGTCGCATGCTGAAGGCGTTCACGGTGCGCAAGGAGGCCAAGGGCCACGGCATGGGGGGCCGGGTGGCCGGGGCGCTGGGCCCCGGTGACCGGGTGGCCGTCACCGAGGACGCCGTCACCCGGGGGGTGTCGATGCTGGAGGCGGTCGAGGTCATCCGGTCCGTGGGGGCCGAGCCGGTGCTGCTGGTGCCGGTGGTCGACCGGGGCGGCACCGTCGAGGCCCTGGCCGTCGAGGCCGGCGTCCCCCTCCGGGCCCTGGTCACCGCCCCCGACCTCGGCTTCCCCTACGAGCGCGACCTGGCCTGA
- a CDS encoding AAA family ATPase encodes MTRVVAVANQKGGVAKTTTVHSLGVALAEAGRSVLLVDLDPQASLTWACGIDPDVLERSMHEVLLRRTKAADAVVGTAVQGLSVLPSTIDLAGAEMHLLTKTGREYVLRKALDRLVADYDVVLIDCPPSLGILTINGLTAAGEVLIPLQCEALGQRGVTQLMDTIDDVRAYTNRDLVVRGVIATMFDGRTRLARQVVEEVRSVHGLEVFDPPVPKSVKVAEAPARGRSVLEHAPGSKGAVAYRELAERIFGAKGKRRKKDDR; translated from the coding sequence GTGACCCGGGTCGTCGCCGTGGCCAACCAGAAGGGGGGCGTGGCCAAGACCACCACGGTCCACAGCCTGGGCGTGGCCCTGGCCGAGGCCGGGCGCTCGGTCCTGCTGGTCGACCTCGACCCCCAGGCCTCGCTCACGTGGGCCTGCGGCATCGACCCCGACGTGCTGGAGCGGTCGATGCACGAGGTGCTGCTGCGCCGGACGAAGGCGGCCGACGCGGTGGTGGGCACGGCGGTCCAGGGCCTGTCGGTGCTGCCCTCGACCATCGACCTGGCCGGGGCCGAGATGCACCTGCTGACCAAGACGGGCCGCGAGTACGTGCTGCGCAAGGCCCTCGACCGGTTGGTGGCCGACTACGACGTGGTGCTCATCGACTGCCCCCCGTCGCTCGGCATCCTCACCATCAACGGCCTCACCGCCGCCGGGGAGGTGCTCATCCCCCTCCAGTGCGAGGCGCTGGGCCAGCGGGGCGTGACCCAGCTGATGGACACCATCGACGACGTCCGGGCCTACACCAACCGCGACCTGGTGGTGCGGGGCGTGATCGCCACCATGTTCGACGGGCGCACCAGGCTGGCCCGCCAGGTCGTCGAGGAGGTGCGGAGCGTCCACGGGCTGGAGGTCTTCGACCCCCCGGTGCCCAAGTCGGTCAAGGTGGCCGAGGCGCCGGCCCGGGGCCGCTCGGTGCTCGAGCACGCCCCGGGGTCGAAGGGCGCGGTGGCCTACCGGGAGCTGGCCGAGCGGATCTTCGGGGCCAAGGGCAAGCGCAGGAAGAAGGACGACCGATGA
- a CDS encoding FHA domain-containing protein yields the protein MARATVSHGEARADIEEGERVRIGRSSVCDIQVGSGADGGPEDLGVSRTAATVSMQDGRLWVRNDSASQPVYLVPETGPTRVLENQDEIASLPIDRVTVQFRGRIRTHDVQVELEMAAPLGDTRPIPTDGPATQYLLEFTNAERRILTALCEPLLTARGDQARPASYAQAAERLFLSRSRVENCIADLVKKYASAGVPGLEGPEAKDNLCRYAVRSGSISAADLDLIA from the coding sequence ATGGCACGAGCGACGGTGAGCCACGGCGAGGCCCGGGCGGACATCGAGGAGGGCGAACGGGTCCGCATCGGGCGCAGCTCGGTGTGCGACATCCAGGTCGGATCGGGCGCCGACGGGGGGCCCGAGGACCTGGGCGTGAGCCGCACCGCGGCCACCGTCTCCATGCAGGACGGGCGCCTGTGGGTCCGCAACGACTCGGCCAGCCAGCCCGTGTACCTGGTGCCCGAGACCGGCCCCACCCGGGTGCTGGAGAACCAGGACGAGATCGCCTCGCTGCCCATCGACCGGGTCACCGTGCAGTTCCGGGGCCGCATCCGCACCCACGACGTGCAGGTCGAGCTGGAGATGGCCGCCCCCCTGGGCGACACCCGGCCCATCCCCACCGACGGTCCGGCCACCCAGTACCTGCTGGAGTTCACCAACGCCGAGCGCCGCATCCTCACCGCCCTGTGCGAGCCGCTGCTGACGGCCCGGGGCGACCAGGCCCGGCCCGCCTCCTACGCCCAGGCCGCCGAGCGGTTGTTCCTGTCCCGCAGCCGGGTCGAGAACTGCATCGCCGACCTGGTCAAGAAGTACGCCTCGGCCGGCGTGCCGGGCCTGGAGGGCCCGGAGGCCAAGGACAACCTGTGCCGCTACGCCGTGCGCTCCGGCTCCATCAGCGCCGCCGACCTCGACCTCATCGCCTGA
- a CDS encoding amidohydrolase family protein has protein sequence MLDHVITGGTVVDGTGAPGRVADVGIRDGRITTVAEPGALAGEGTETLDADGLVVAPGIIDPHTHYDAQIFWDPHVSPSNVHGVTSVISGNCGFTLAPLRAEDAAYTREMMASVEGMSVAALEEGVPWDWHTFGDYLDRLEGRVGVNIGFLVGHCALRRYVMGEAAVGQEATGGQVAEMRRVLAESLAAGGLGLSTTLSRTHSDGDDRPVASRWSTPEELLALCQEVGAHEGTTLEAMTDGCLDRFSDDEIDLFASMTAIARRPLNWNVLTIDSREPGRIPRQLGASDVAASRGGRIVALTLPVQVPMNMSFLTHCGLFLIPGWGEVLRLPVPERMARLQEPETQAFLLERATSDEAGVFKRLAAFGDYVIGDTYSDANEGLKGRRVADVAAERGADPFATLIDIVVADELRTVLWPIPPDGDDASWELRRRVWEDDRAMLGGSDAGAHLDRMCGAPFPTRFLADTLRGRRLVSLERAVQLMTQVPAELFGLRDRGVLREGAHADVLVFDPETVGAEHATLVHDLPGRSPRLTAGARGVRRVYVNGVVAVEDDRATGALGGTVLRSGRHTATVATR, from the coding sequence ATGCTCGACCACGTGATCACCGGTGGGACCGTGGTCGACGGCACCGGCGCCCCGGGCCGGGTGGCCGACGTGGGCATCCGGGACGGGCGGATCACGACCGTGGCCGAGCCGGGCGCCCTGGCCGGGGAGGGGACCGAGACCCTCGACGCCGACGGCCTGGTGGTGGCCCCCGGCATCATCGACCCCCACACCCACTACGACGCCCAGATCTTCTGGGACCCGCACGTCTCCCCGTCGAACGTCCACGGCGTCACCAGCGTCATCAGCGGCAACTGCGGCTTCACCCTGGCCCCCCTCCGGGCCGAGGACGCGGCCTACACCCGGGAGATGATGGCCAGCGTCGAGGGGATGTCGGTGGCCGCCCTGGAGGAGGGCGTGCCCTGGGACTGGCACACCTTCGGCGACTACCTCGACCGGCTGGAGGGCCGGGTCGGGGTGAACATCGGCTTCCTGGTCGGCCACTGCGCCCTGCGGCGCTACGTGATGGGCGAGGCCGCGGTGGGCCAGGAGGCCACCGGCGGCCAGGTGGCCGAGATGCGCCGCGTCCTGGCCGAGTCGCTGGCCGCCGGGGGGCTGGGCTTGTCCACCACCCTGAGCCGCACCCACTCCGACGGCGACGACCGGCCGGTGGCGTCGCGGTGGTCGACGCCCGAGGAGCTGCTGGCCCTGTGCCAGGAGGTCGGCGCCCACGAGGGCACCACCCTCGAGGCCATGACCGACGGCTGCCTCGATCGCTTCAGCGACGACGAGATCGACCTGTTCGCCTCCATGACCGCCATCGCTCGCCGGCCGCTCAACTGGAACGTGCTGACCATCGACTCCCGGGAGCCGGGGCGCATCCCCCGCCAGCTCGGCGCCAGCGACGTCGCCGCGTCGCGGGGCGGGCGCATCGTGGCCCTCACCCTGCCGGTGCAGGTGCCCATGAACATGAGCTTCCTCACCCACTGCGGGCTGTTCCTCATCCCCGGCTGGGGCGAGGTCCTGCGCCTGCCGGTGCCCGAGCGCATGGCCCGCCTGCAGGAGCCCGAGACCCAGGCCTTCCTGCTGGAACGGGCCACCTCCGACGAGGCCGGGGTGTTCAAGCGCCTGGCCGCCTTCGGCGACTACGTCATCGGCGACACCTACTCCGACGCCAACGAGGGCCTGAAGGGCCGCCGGGTGGCCGACGTCGCCGCCGAGCGGGGGGCCGACCCGTTCGCCACCCTGATCGACATCGTGGTGGCCGACGAGCTGCGCACCGTGCTGTGGCCCATCCCCCCCGACGGCGACGACGCCTCGTGGGAGCTGCGCCGCCGGGTCTGGGAGGACGACCGGGCCATGCTGGGCGGCTCCGATGCCGGTGCCCACCTGGACCGCATGTGCGGGGCGCCGTTCCCCACCCGCTTCCTGGCCGACACCCTCCGGGGCCGGCGGCTCGTGTCCCTGGAGCGGGCCGTCCAGCTCATGACCCAGGTGCCGGCCGAGCTGTTCGGGCTGCGCGATCGGGGGGTGCTGCGGGAGGGGGCCCACGCCGATGTCCTGGTGTTCGACCCCGAGACGGTGGGGGCCGAGCACGCCACCCTGGTCCACGACCTGCCCGGCCGCTCGCCCCGCCTCACCGCCGGCGCCCGCGGCGTGCGCCGGGTCTACGTGAACGGCGTGGTGGCCGTGGAGGACGACCGGGCCACCGGCGCGCTGGGCGGCACCGTCCTGCGCAGCGGCCGCCACACCGCCACCGTCGCCACCCGCTGA